From a single Microbacterium terrisoli genomic region:
- the murJ gene encoding murein biosynthesis integral membrane protein MurJ: protein MTSIGRAGVMIGTGTMVSRLTGFVRTMVLVAALGSTGSRAADAFATANGLPNTIYTIVSTGLLTAVIVPQIVKAATHSDRGMRFISKLFTLGAVILLGATLLAVALAPVLVELYARHYPPDQQALAVAFAYWCLPQILFYGLYALVGETLNARNIYGPYTWSPIANNVISIAGFGVFIALFGLRQDVVGWTGGMVTLVGGTATAGVAVQALLLFAFWRKTGLKIRLDFRWRGVGLGQVGTLAGWTFLMVIAGQVAGLIQANLLSAASGHGPAAATFGYMWLLYMLPYSVIVLSIGTPYFTRLSEHAHAGHLDAVRSDIDASIRTVGFFIVISTAAVAAAAAPASRIFTNDTAGALQAAPLLWCMLAGLIPNAVQFTIQRTFYAFDDTRTPFLFTLAQTAVVIVTAYLSFWLLPPEWMAAGMALGQSLAAFVQLGLATWLLHRKIGTLHVGSWMPALLRFAAAAVPAGLAGWGTFLLLGGAGGWMLSSMVLGGVGTAVICSVSLVVYVLVLALVRAPELGPALQVMQRFVRR, encoded by the coding sequence ATGACCAGCATCGGGCGCGCGGGGGTGATGATCGGGACCGGCACCATGGTCTCGCGCCTGACCGGGTTCGTGCGCACGATGGTGCTGGTCGCCGCTCTCGGTTCCACGGGCAGCCGTGCGGCGGATGCCTTCGCCACCGCGAACGGCCTGCCCAACACCATCTACACGATCGTCTCGACCGGCCTGCTGACCGCTGTGATCGTCCCGCAGATCGTGAAGGCAGCGACGCATTCCGACCGCGGCATGCGATTCATCTCGAAGCTGTTCACCCTTGGGGCTGTGATCCTGCTGGGTGCGACGCTCCTGGCCGTGGCGCTCGCGCCCGTGCTGGTCGAGCTGTATGCGCGGCACTATCCGCCCGATCAGCAGGCGTTGGCGGTGGCGTTCGCGTACTGGTGCCTGCCGCAGATCCTGTTCTACGGCCTGTATGCCCTGGTGGGTGAGACCCTCAACGCCCGCAACATCTACGGCCCGTACACGTGGTCGCCGATTGCAAACAATGTCATCTCGATCGCTGGGTTCGGCGTCTTCATCGCCCTGTTCGGTCTGCGCCAGGATGTCGTGGGGTGGACCGGCGGCATGGTGACCCTCGTCGGCGGCACCGCGACTGCGGGCGTCGCTGTGCAGGCGCTGCTGCTGTTCGCGTTCTGGCGCAAGACGGGATTGAAGATTCGGCTCGACTTCCGGTGGCGCGGCGTGGGCCTGGGACAGGTCGGCACACTCGCCGGGTGGACGTTCCTCATGGTGATCGCCGGCCAAGTCGCTGGGCTGATCCAGGCCAATCTGCTTTCGGCGGCGTCCGGCCACGGTCCGGCGGCGGCCACCTTCGGCTACATGTGGCTGCTGTACATGCTTCCCTACTCGGTCATCGTGCTGTCCATCGGAACTCCCTACTTCACACGGTTGAGTGAGCACGCCCACGCCGGGCACCTCGATGCGGTGCGCTCCGACATCGACGCCAGCATCCGCACCGTGGGCTTCTTCATCGTGATCTCCACGGCCGCCGTCGCCGCAGCTGCAGCCCCCGCATCGCGCATCTTCACCAACGACACCGCCGGGGCCTTGCAGGCGGCACCGCTGCTGTGGTGCATGCTGGCCGGTCTCATCCCCAACGCGGTGCAGTTCACGATCCAGCGTACGTTCTACGCCTTCGACGACACCCGCACGCCGTTCCTGTTCACGCTGGCGCAGACGGCGGTGGTCATCGTGACCGCGTACCTCTCCTTCTGGCTGCTGCCACCGGAGTGGATGGCCGCAGGCATGGCGCTCGGGCAGTCGCTGGCCGCATTCGTTCAGCTGGGCCTGGCGACGTGGCTGCTGCATCGCAAGATCGGCACGCTGCACGTGGGCTCGTGGATGCCGGCGCTTCTGAGATTCGCGGCAGCGGCGGTGCCGGCCGGTCTGGCCGGCTGGGGGACGTTCCTTCTGCTCGGGGGTGCAGGCGGCTGGATGCTCTCCAGCATGGTGCTGGGCGGTGTCGGCACCGCGGTCATCTGCTCGGTGAGCCTCGTGGTCTACGTTCTGGTGCTCGCCCTCGTGCGCGCGCCCGAACTCGGACCGGCCTTGCAGGTGATGCAGCGCTTCGTTCGCCGCTGA
- a CDS encoding CCA tRNA nucleotidyltransferase, whose protein sequence is MLNMAEGVARLDELAASPPVAALARAFADAGHELALVGGPVRDALLGRVTHDLDLTTDARPDDILRIVTPISSTQWDVGREFGTIGARVSGEQVEITTYRADSYDGATRKPVVAFGDTIDGDLVRRDFTVNAMALRLPDKKLIDPTGGVEDLLRGVLRTPIDPAVSFGDDPLRMLRAARFSSQLAFEVDPETIAAIEHLRQTIQIVSAERIQGELMRMLGTDDPVRGIRLLVETGLMAEFLPEVPALRLEIDEHHHHKDVYEHSLTVLRQTIELEQARHPGAAPDLALRLAALLHDIGKPATRKLEAGGAVSFHHHDVRGARMARKRLRDLRFDSDTIDAVATLIELHLRFFGYAEGAWTDAAVRRYVRDAGDQLERLHILTRADVTTRNKRKAHMLASAYDDIERRIAELEAQEELDAMRPALDGNQIQQVLGIGPGREIGEAYRFLLDIRLDEGMIGPDEAERRLRAWWAAR, encoded by the coding sequence ATGCTGAACATGGCGGAGGGCGTCGCGCGCCTCGATGAGCTCGCCGCCTCACCGCCGGTGGCAGCGCTCGCACGGGCCTTCGCCGACGCCGGTCACGAGCTGGCTCTGGTGGGTGGTCCGGTGCGCGATGCGCTGCTGGGCCGTGTCACGCACGACCTCGATCTCACGACCGACGCGCGGCCCGACGACATCCTGCGGATCGTCACACCGATCTCGTCCACCCAATGGGACGTCGGGCGCGAATTCGGCACGATCGGCGCGCGCGTGTCGGGCGAGCAGGTCGAGATCACCACGTACCGTGCCGACAGCTACGACGGTGCGACCCGCAAGCCGGTCGTCGCGTTCGGCGACACGATCGACGGGGACCTCGTCCGCCGTGACTTCACGGTCAACGCGATGGCGCTGCGCCTGCCCGACAAGAAGCTGATCGATCCGACCGGGGGCGTCGAAGACCTGCTCCGCGGCGTCCTGCGCACCCCTATCGACCCCGCGGTCAGCTTCGGCGACGATCCGCTGCGGATGCTGCGCGCCGCTCGCTTCTCGTCACAGCTCGCGTTCGAGGTCGACCCCGAGACGATCGCGGCGATCGAACACCTGCGCCAGACCATCCAGATCGTGTCGGCCGAGCGGATCCAGGGCGAGCTCATGCGCATGCTGGGCACCGACGACCCGGTGCGCGGCATCCGGCTGCTGGTCGAGACGGGACTCATGGCCGAGTTCCTGCCCGAGGTGCCGGCGCTGCGGCTGGAGATCGACGAGCACCATCACCACAAGGACGTCTATGAGCACTCGCTGACCGTGCTGCGGCAGACCATCGAGCTCGAACAGGCCCGGCATCCCGGCGCCGCACCCGATCTCGCGCTGCGGCTGGCGGCGCTGCTGCACGACATCGGAAAGCCCGCCACGCGCAAGCTCGAAGCCGGCGGCGCGGTGAGCTTTCACCACCACGACGTGCGGGGCGCGCGGATGGCACGCAAGCGCCTGCGCGACCTGCGGTTCGACTCCGACACGATCGACGCCGTAGCCACGCTCATCGAGCTGCATCTGCGCTTCTTCGGCTACGCCGAAGGCGCGTGGACGGATGCCGCGGTCCGCCGCTATGTGCGCGACGCGGGCGATCAGCTGGAGAGGCTGCACATCCTGACCCGTGCCGACGTGACCACGCGCAACAAGCGCAAAGCGCACATGCTCGCATCGGCATACGACGATATCGAGCGCCGCATCGCCGAACTGGAGGCGCAGGAAGAACTCGACGCGATGCGCCCCGCGCTCGACGGCAACCAGATCCAGCAGGTGCTGGGCATCGGGCCCGGACGTGAGATCGGTGAGGCGTACCGATTCTTGCTCGACATCCGCCTCGACGAGGGCATGATCGGACCGGACGAGGCCGAGCGCCGGCTGCGCGCGTGGTGGGCGGCGCGGTAG
- a CDS encoding DUF7059 domain-containing protein, giving the protein MLQPGPTSDPDPTLTRALARDLNAADYRTERLRERWGTAVDAVLGRGHALPARRALAGDESALAVVARLFGLGEGVTEAEASLVFASVGAPGLAALGLVEVDAGEVRPRALIRPQTYVDEDGADEWLVVSDLDEAAWGGPLPEGHVLGVGRASLTLAGLQLSGAVDRALDVGTGCGIQALRAWRAAASVVATDVSERALRITRLNAQLNGVDGIQTRRGDLFEPVTGETFDRIVSNPPFVITPRVAGVPAYEYRDGGRVGDGLVTEFIAGVGRHLTPGGTAQLLANWETRHGVPGLDRVRAWVEDSDIPLEAWVIERELLDPVAYAQLWIRDGGTVPGTAAYDELLGAWLDDFDTRRVTAIGFGYVLLRRPARGRPTLARYERAPQALPEGGLGAHLGRALTAHDRLSALDEAGLAASTLVVAPDVTEARHHLPGAEDPSVIELHQGGGLARVLAVDPALAALVGACDGDLAVGPLIDAIAELLEVDAARLRADLLPRVRELVFCGFLSFV; this is encoded by the coding sequence ATGCTGCAGCCCGGCCCGACCTCCGACCCCGATCCGACGCTCACCCGTGCGCTCGCCCGCGATCTGAACGCCGCCGACTACCGCACGGAGCGCCTCCGCGAGCGATGGGGCACGGCGGTGGATGCGGTGCTCGGGCGCGGACACGCGCTGCCCGCGCGGCGCGCACTGGCCGGCGATGAGAGCGCCCTCGCCGTGGTCGCACGGTTGTTCGGCCTGGGTGAGGGGGTGACCGAGGCGGAGGCATCCCTCGTCTTCGCCTCGGTGGGTGCGCCTGGCCTCGCCGCACTCGGGCTGGTCGAGGTCGATGCCGGCGAGGTGCGGCCGCGGGCTCTCATCCGTCCGCAGACATACGTCGATGAAGACGGCGCCGACGAATGGCTCGTGGTCAGCGACCTCGATGAGGCGGCATGGGGTGGACCTCTGCCCGAGGGCCACGTGCTGGGGGTCGGGCGCGCATCGCTGACGCTGGCGGGTCTGCAGCTGTCGGGCGCGGTCGATCGCGCGCTGGATGTGGGGACCGGATGCGGCATCCAGGCGCTGCGTGCGTGGCGGGCGGCGGCATCCGTCGTGGCGACCGACGTGTCGGAGCGTGCGCTGAGGATCACCCGGCTGAACGCGCAGCTCAACGGCGTGGACGGCATCCAGACGCGCCGCGGTGATCTGTTCGAGCCGGTCACCGGCGAGACGTTCGATCGCATCGTGTCCAACCCGCCGTTCGTGATCACCCCGCGCGTCGCGGGAGTGCCGGCGTACGAATACCGCGACGGCGGACGCGTGGGCGACGGGCTCGTGACCGAGTTCATCGCCGGCGTGGGCCGGCACCTCACCCCCGGAGGCACCGCGCAGCTGCTGGCCAACTGGGAGACGCGGCATGGTGTGCCCGGCCTTGACCGGGTGCGCGCCTGGGTGGAGGACTCGGACATTCCGCTGGAGGCATGGGTCATCGAGCGGGAGCTGCTGGACCCGGTGGCCTACGCGCAGCTGTGGATCCGGGATGGCGGCACCGTGCCCGGCACCGCTGCGTACGACGAGCTGCTGGGCGCCTGGCTCGACGACTTCGACACGCGCCGGGTGACGGCGATCGGATTCGGCTACGTGCTGCTGCGGCGACCCGCGCGGGGCCGGCCGACGCTCGCGCGGTACGAACGCGCGCCGCAGGCGCTTCCCGAAGGAGGCCTGGGCGCGCACCTCGGTCGGGCCCTGACCGCACACGATCGCCTCTCGGCGCTGGACGAGGCAGGGCTCGCCGCATCCACTCTCGTCGTCGCCCCCGACGTGACCGAGGCCCGCCACCACCTGCCGGGTGCCGAGGACCCCAGCGTGATCGAACTGCACCAGGGCGGCGGCCTGGCGCGCGTGCTCGCCGTCGACCCCGCCCTTGCCGCGCTGGTCGGGGCATGCGACGGCGACCTGGCCGTCGGGCCCCTGATCGACGCGATTGCCGAGCTGCTGGAGGTGGATGCTGCGCGCCTGCGCGCAGACCTGCTGCCGCGCGTGCGCGAGTTGGTCTTCTGCGGATTCCTGTCGTTCGTCTGA
- a CDS encoding DUF6049 family protein: protein MTRALTVAAAVGALVLAPLLPTAAVAADPTPTPTPSSTPALSGTVDTYVSPLRGGVFDGRQPLSIQVSVKNGTAYSLAETTATVRIGTSAITSRGALTTWLGSKGAIDGMAELGTATIAPVDSGLIGSALVTVADDDPALATLSPGVHPLLATVKGPAATRTATSVLVVPDSDATDRTPVGIVVPITAGPLSAGLLTADELTTLTALNGDLTAALNAVAGTSVILAIDPSIPASIRVLGSAAPPSATAWLERLNMLPNERFALQFGDADVALQVDRLGALTAPTTLQSYMRPEDFRPNPDATPTEAPPDAPSPSPTPTVVPGQPVYPTLDQLEYLGPNTRGAVTWPFSGTAGAKTVQALAAQKTDDGPALTLIPSTSTTAGAHGGVVGAHARAGKADLLIYDSAVSAQLRTASTLDPPLRGSSLAAASAYLELAAKARGDHPLLVAVDRTTVRPGLSAAVTAVTRVPSTTAATLAMLTSSSAQPVTVKDAAARPLRTSTLAQLMDGERDLMRFSSILRDPTVLTGPERATILQLLGGGWLEDDNGWAAAIATHEQATDTTLSSVTIAPSSPLNLAGSSAPLRFGVRNDLPWTVDVVLRAVPNDLRLEVQTTTPVEAQASSTTRVTVPVRAQIGSGQVRLDLQLYSATGVEIGDPQSVELSVHAEWETIGLTALGVAIGGFLVVGLVRMIVGRRRRRGEAEASIPSRKDDA from the coding sequence ATGACCCGCGCCCTGACTGTCGCGGCCGCCGTGGGCGCCCTCGTGCTCGCGCCGCTGCTGCCGACCGCGGCCGTGGCCGCCGATCCCACCCCCACCCCCACGCCGAGTTCCACCCCGGCGCTTTCTGGCACTGTGGACACCTATGTCTCGCCGCTGCGCGGGGGAGTCTTCGACGGCCGGCAGCCACTCAGCATCCAGGTCTCGGTGAAGAACGGCACCGCCTACAGCCTGGCCGAGACCACGGCCACCGTGCGCATCGGCACCTCGGCCATCACCAGCCGCGGCGCCCTGACCACATGGCTGGGCAGCAAGGGCGCTATCGACGGCATGGCCGAACTCGGCACCGCGACCATCGCCCCGGTCGACTCCGGGCTGATCGGATCGGCCTTGGTCACCGTCGCCGACGACGACCCGGCGCTGGCGACGCTGTCGCCCGGCGTGCACCCGCTGCTGGCCACGGTCAAGGGCCCGGCGGCCACGCGCACGGCGACGAGCGTGCTGGTCGTCCCCGATTCCGATGCGACCGATCGCACCCCGGTCGGCATCGTCGTTCCGATCACCGCAGGTCCCCTGTCGGCGGGCCTTCTCACCGCTGACGAGCTGACCACCTTGACCGCGCTGAACGGCGACCTGACCGCGGCGCTGAACGCGGTCGCCGGCACCTCGGTGATCCTCGCGATCGACCCGTCGATCCCCGCATCGATCCGGGTGCTCGGCAGCGCGGCACCGCCCTCGGCCACCGCCTGGCTCGAGCGCCTGAACATGCTGCCCAATGAACGGTTCGCTCTGCAGTTCGGCGACGCCGACGTGGCGCTGCAGGTCGACAGACTCGGAGCGCTGACCGCACCGACCACGCTGCAGTCGTACATGCGGCCCGAAGATTTCCGCCCCAATCCCGACGCGACTCCCACCGAGGCACCCCCAGACGCTCCGTCCCCCTCGCCGACCCCGACTGTCGTGCCGGGGCAGCCCGTGTATCCCACGCTCGATCAGCTGGAGTACCTCGGCCCGAACACCCGCGGCGCTGTGACCTGGCCGTTCTCCGGCACGGCCGGTGCCAAGACCGTTCAAGCCCTCGCTGCCCAGAAGACCGACGACGGCCCCGCTCTCACGCTGATCCCGTCGACGAGCACCACGGCCGGTGCGCACGGCGGCGTCGTAGGTGCGCACGCGCGGGCCGGCAAAGCCGATCTGCTCATCTACGACTCCGCGGTTTCCGCGCAGCTGCGCACGGCGTCCACTCTCGACCCGCCGCTGCGCGGGTCGTCGCTGGCAGCCGCCAGCGCCTATCTCGAGCTGGCGGCGAAGGCCCGCGGCGACCACCCGCTGCTGGTGGCCGTCGACCGCACCACCGTGCGCCCCGGTCTGTCGGCGGCGGTCACCGCCGTCACGCGCGTGCCGTCCACGACGGCCGCGACCCTCGCGATGCTGACGTCCTCGAGCGCGCAGCCGGTGACGGTGAAGGATGCCGCGGCCCGCCCGCTGCGCACCTCGACGCTCGCGCAGTTGATGGACGGCGAACGCGACCTCATGCGGTTCTCGTCGATCCTGCGCGATCCCACCGTGCTGACCGGCCCCGAGAGGGCGACGATCCTGCAGCTGCTGGGTGGCGGGTGGCTTGAAGACGACAACGGCTGGGCCGCGGCGATCGCCACGCACGAACAGGCCACCGACACCACCCTCAGCTCCGTGACGATCGCCCCCAGCAGCCCGCTGAACCTCGCCGGCTCATCGGCGCCGCTGCGTTTCGGCGTGCGCAACGACCTGCCCTGGACCGTCGATGTCGTCTTGCGCGCGGTCCCGAACGATCTGCGACTCGAAGTGCAGACCACGACGCCGGTAGAGGCTCAGGCAAGCAGCACGACCCGGGTGACCGTTCCGGTGCGTGCCCAGATCGGCAGCGGCCAGGTGCGGCTCGATCTGCAGCTGTACAGCGCGACAGGTGTGGAGATCGGCGACCCGCAGAGCGTCGAACTGAGCGTGCATGCCGAGTGGGAGACCATCGGCCTCACCGCCCTCGGTGTTGCGATCGGCGGCTTCCTCGTGGTGGGGCTCGTGCGCATGATCGTCGGACGCCGGCGTCGTCGTGGCGAGGCGGAGGCATCCATCCCCTCCCGCAAGGACGACGCATGA
- a CDS encoding response regulator transcription factor, translated as MIRLLVADDQALVRGALSALLGLEHDIDVVAEVGSGDEVVEAARTSGADVAMLDIEMPGLDGIAACARLRAEVPSCRVLIVTTFGRPGYLKRAMQAGASGFVVKDTPAPRLADAVRRIARGLRVVDPVLAAESLAQGDSPLTERETDVLEAARTGGSIADIARMLHLSDGTVRNHLSSAIGKTGGRNRADAARIAESNGWL; from the coding sequence GTGATCCGCCTGCTCGTCGCAGATGACCAGGCGCTCGTGCGTGGAGCCCTCTCTGCCCTGCTGGGGCTCGAGCACGACATCGACGTGGTCGCCGAGGTCGGCAGCGGCGACGAGGTGGTGGAGGCCGCGCGCACGTCCGGCGCCGACGTCGCAATGCTCGACATCGAGATGCCGGGCCTGGACGGCATCGCCGCCTGTGCACGGCTGCGCGCCGAAGTACCCTCGTGCCGCGTGCTGATCGTCACCACGTTCGGCCGCCCGGGCTATCTGAAACGCGCCATGCAGGCCGGCGCATCGGGCTTCGTCGTGAAGGACACCCCCGCACCCCGACTCGCCGACGCCGTGCGTCGCATCGCGCGGGGCCTGCGCGTGGTCGATCCCGTGCTGGCCGCCGAGTCGCTCGCGCAGGGCGACTCACCGCTGACCGAGCGCGAGACCGATGTGCTCGAGGCCGCGCGCACCGGGGGATCGATCGCCGACATCGCGCGCATGCTGCATCTGTCCGACGGAACGGTGCGCAATCACCTCTCCAGCGCGATCGGCAAGACCGGCGGGCGCAATCGCGCCGACGCCGCCCGCATCGCCGAGTCCAACGGGTGGCTGTAG
- the trxB gene encoding thioredoxin-disulfide reductase: MRQLIIIGSGPAGLTAAIYAARANLEPLVVASSVDVGGELMNTTEVENYPGFPDGIQGPELMAKFQAQAEKFGAEILYDDAVELELDGPVKRVILGSGKVEEAEAVIFATGSAYRKIGIAGEERLSGHGVSWCATCDGFFFREQEIAVVGGGDSAMEEATFLTRFASKVYVIHRRDELRASKIMQERAFNNPKIEFVWNSEVVDILGEDAVTGVRLRSTIDGSERDLPLTGVFVAIGNDPRTHLVHGKLDLTSDGTIWVDGRSSRTTVPGVFAAGDVLDPTYRQAVTAAGSGTVAALDAEHFLAALDEAGAPVTSADEIGGRPQVDQPVA, encoded by the coding sequence GTGCGCCAGCTCATCATCATCGGTTCCGGCCCCGCGGGGCTCACTGCGGCGATTTACGCTGCCCGGGCAAACCTCGAGCCACTCGTGGTCGCCAGTAGCGTCGACGTCGGCGGCGAGCTGATGAACACGACCGAGGTCGAGAACTATCCCGGATTCCCCGACGGCATCCAGGGTCCTGAACTGATGGCCAAGTTCCAGGCGCAGGCGGAGAAGTTCGGCGCCGAGATCCTCTACGACGACGCCGTCGAGCTCGAGCTCGACGGCCCCGTCAAGCGCGTCATCCTCGGCAGCGGCAAGGTCGAAGAGGCGGAGGCCGTGATCTTCGCAACCGGCTCGGCGTATCGCAAGATCGGCATCGCCGGCGAAGAGCGCCTGTCCGGTCATGGCGTGTCGTGGTGCGCCACGTGCGATGGCTTCTTCTTCCGCGAGCAGGAGATCGCCGTCGTCGGCGGCGGCGACTCCGCCATGGAAGAGGCGACGTTCCTCACCCGCTTCGCATCCAAGGTGTACGTCATCCACCGTCGCGACGAGTTGCGCGCATCCAAGATCATGCAGGAGCGCGCGTTCAACAACCCGAAGATCGAGTTCGTCTGGAACAGCGAAGTCGTCGACATTCTGGGAGAGGATGCCGTCACCGGCGTTCGTCTTCGCTCCACGATCGACGGGTCAGAGCGGGACCTTCCGCTGACCGGGGTGTTCGTGGCGATCGGCAACGACCCGCGCACCCATCTCGTGCACGGCAAGCTCGACCTCACCAGTGACGGAACCATCTGGGTCGACGGTCGCTCGTCGCGCACCACGGTGCCCGGCGTGTTCGCCGCCGGTGATGTGCTGGACCCCACGTACCGCCAGGCTGTCACGGCGGCCGGTTCCGGAACCGTCGCCGCCCTGGACGCCGAGCACTTCCTGGCCGCGCTCGATGAAGCCGGAGCTCCGGTGACCAGCGCCGACGAGATCGGCGGACGCCCGCAGGTCGACCAGCCGGTCGCGTAG
- the trxA gene encoding thioredoxin — protein MTAKATTSATWEQDVINAPGPVLVDFWAAWCGPCRMVSPVLDEIATENPDKITVLKLNVDENPDLAMKYQITSIPAMKVFQGGEVKTSIIGAKPKFALEKDLAAYLG, from the coding sequence ATGACTGCCAAGGCGACTACCTCCGCCACCTGGGAGCAGGACGTCATCAACGCGCCCGGCCCCGTACTCGTCGACTTCTGGGCCGCGTGGTGCGGACCGTGTCGCATGGTCTCGCCCGTTCTGGATGAGATCGCGACGGAGAATCCCGACAAGATCACGGTGCTCAAGCTCAACGTCGACGAGAACCCGGATCTGGCCATGAAGTACCAGATCACGTCGATCCCGGCGATGAAGGTGTTCCAGGGCGGTGAGGTGAAGACCTCGATCATCGGCGCCAAGCCGAAGTTCGCGCTCGAGAAGGACCTCGCGGCCTACCTCGGCTGA